A single genomic interval of Sceloporus undulatus isolate JIND9_A2432 ecotype Alabama chromosome 2, SceUnd_v1.1, whole genome shotgun sequence harbors:
- the SUOX gene encoding sulfite oxidase, mitochondrial gives MLLSRPSQSGLSTLQRTYWLRDMVRRTLPLAHSAFSCFRSHNTWNEAGGPRRRRFMGAAVLAGAGLGIGTILAYGDQRHRATKAEAPESASGPLFPTYTRQEVARHHSEANRVWVTYGSDVFDITDFIEQHPGGKSKILLAAGGALEPFWALYAMHNQEHVLEILQGFKVGQLSPEEPPQPTPGDPYVDDPPRHPALQVNSLKPFNAEPPSELITENYLTPNQLFFKRNHLPVPLVDPETYRLHVEGPRGRAVSLSLQDLKRNFPKHEVTAALQCAGNRRAEMNALKNTNRLGWSVGAISNARWGGARLQDVLLQAGYKQGDEGHVCFEGLDKDQTGTVYGASIPFKKAMSPEGDVLLAYEMNGEELPRDHGFPLRVVVPGVVGARNVKWLAKITVSPNESSSHWQQKDYKGFSPAVTWDTVDFSKAPAIQDMPIQSAITEPGPETIISCGELTVKGYAWSGGGRKVIRVDVSLDGGKSWCEAELTGEEQLPGRAWSWQLWQLNVSVPPGTRELNIVCKAVDNSYNEQPDTVGPIWNILGVLNNAWHRVHVLVSEE, from the exons ATGTTGCTGTCCAGACCTAGCCAGAGTGGCCTCTCCACACTACAGAGAACATACTG GTTGCGAGACATGGTCCGGAGGACCCTCCCTCTGGCCCACTCGGCCTTTAGTTGCTTCCGCTCCCACAACACTTGGAACGAGGCTGGTGGCCCAAGACGCAGAAGGTTCATGGGGGCAGCTGTGCTGGCAGGGGCTGGGCTGGGCataggcaccatcttggcatatGGAGATCAACGTCACCGG GCTACCAAGGCTGAGGCCCCAGAGTCTGCATCTGGCCCCCTGTTTCCTACCTATACTAGGCAGGAGGTGGCTCGCCACCACAGTGAGGCCAATCGGGTGTGGGTGACCTATGGCAGCGATGTTTTCGATATCACAGACTTCATAGAGCAGCATCCAGGAGGCAAAAGCAAGATTCTTCTGGCAGCTGGTGGTGCTCTGGAACCCTTTTGGGCCCTCTATGCCATGCACAACCAGGAGCATGTGCTGGAAATCCTTCAGGGTTTCAAAGTGGGGCAACTGAGCCCAGAAGAGCCCCCCCAACCCACTCCAGGAGATCCCTATGTTGATGACCCTCCACGCCACCCTgcccttcaagtcaactctttGAAGCCCTTCAATGCAGAGCCCCCTTCGGAGCTGATCACTGAAAACTACCTGACTCCCAACCAGCTCTTCTTCAAACGCAACCACCTCCCTGTGCCACTTGTGGACCCTGAAACCTACCGTCTACATGTGGAGGGTCCCCGTGGACGGGCAGTGTCTCTGTCCCTGCAAGACTTGAAGAGGAATTTCCCAAAGCATGAGGTGACCGCTGCCTTGCAGTGTGCTGGCAATCGTAGGGCAGAGATGAATGCTCTCAAGAACACCAACCGGCTAGGCTGGAGTGTTGGGGCAATTAGCAATGCCCGCTGGGGGGGTGCCCGACTTCAGGATGTTCTGCTGCAGGCTGGCTACAAACAAGGTGATGAAGGGCATGTCTGCTTTGAAGGCCTGGACAAGGACCAGACTGGCACTGTTTATGGGGCCTCCATCCCATTTAAGAAAGCTATGAGTCCTGAAGGGGATGTTCTTTTGGCTTATGAGATGAATGGTGAGGAGCTGCCCCGGGATCATGGATTTCCCCTCAGGGTTGTTGTGCCAGGTGTAGTTGGTGCCCGTAATGTCAAATGGTTGGCCAAGATTACTGTCAGCCCAAATGAAAGCTCAAGTCATTGGCAGCAGAAGGATTATAAAGGATTTTCTCCTGCAGTGACATGGGACACAGTGGATTTTTCCAAGGCTCCTGCCATCCAAGACATGCCCATCCAGTCAGCCATCACTGAGCCAGGCCCTGAGACCATCATCAGCTGTGGGGAGCTCACCGTGAAAGGTTATGCCTGGAGCGGAGGTGGGCGAAAAGTTATCCGTGTAGATGTTTCTCTGGATGGTGGAAAGAGCTGGTGTGAAGCAGAGCTTACTGGAGAAGAGCAGTTGCCTGGCCGAGCTTGGTCATGGCAACTCTGGCAGCTGAATGTTTCTGTACCCCCTGGCACCAGAGAGCTAAACATTGTCTGCAAGGCTGTGGACAACAGCTACAATGAACAGCCTGACACAGTGGGGCCTATTTGGAACATTTTGGGAGTGCTCAACAATGCTTGGCATCGAGTGCATGTGCTTGTGAGTGAAGAGTAA